A stretch of the Halictus rubicundus isolate RS-2024b chromosome 16, iyHalRubi1_principal, whole genome shotgun sequence genome encodes the following:
- the Rhogap68f gene encoding rho GTPase activating protein at 68F, which translates to MEADYQPTLSPTRTLTAIANDVEDPYPSLSDYHDYEPNLEFDDTELQTTSNNGVQLLEEKLDLISSSAGTRIDYLESPVSDGTIEENFEEALVDAPVIESAEDLAALDGDLADEEDYIDISRYGIVEVVGDDSAGRKVIVVSACKLPPVGKEAFNHAKLLRYLTHTLDTFVEQDYSLVYFHYGLTSKNKPPLSWLWQAYKAFDRKYKKNLKALYLVHPTNFIRIVWQIFKPAISAKFGRKMMYVNYLEELAQYINLDQLIIPPQVIEHNEQLMLKNKKNLPTSPPQSTVTTPVGTTQFGASLHFIKENNDGDPIPPIVRQCVEFLDTPDALETEGIFRRSANVAVVKELQSRCNQGLPVDFHGDPHIAAVLLKTFLRELDEPLMTYELYDEITQFQTLSKDERPRKVTTLILEKLPEDNYQVLKYIVRFLSRVMDRCDLNKMTSSNLAVVFGPNLVRAPPSRGMSLSAIGPINQFIDFLFIHQDTIFVI; encoded by the exons ATGGAAGCGGACTATCAACCAACGCTCAGCCCAACGCGAACTTTGACAG CAATAGCTAATGACGTCGAAGATCCATACCCAAGTTTGTCAGACTACCATGATTATGAGCCCAACCTGGAGTTTGACGACACCGAGTTACAGACTACTTCAAATAATG GTGTACAACTTTTAGAAGAAAAATTGGATTTGATTAGCAGTAGTGCCGGTACCAGGATTGATTATCTGGAGAGTCCAGTGAGCGATGGGACGATCGAAGAGAACTTTGAAGAAGCTTTGGTAGATGCTCCAGTTATCGAATCCG CGGAGGACCTTGCTGCATTGGATGGTGATCTTGCGGACGAAGAAGATTATATTGATATATCGAGATACGGTATTGTAGAAGTGGTTGGCGATGACAGTGCTGGTCGCAAAGTAATAGTTGTATCCGCATGTAAGTTACCTCCTGTTGGAAAAGAAGCATTTAATCACGCCAAGCTCCTCAg GTATCTTACACATACTTTAGACACATTCGTGGAACAAGACTATAGCCTCGTTTATTTCCACTATGGTCTCACTTCGAAAAATAAACCACCATTATCCTGGTTATGGCAAGCATATAAAGCATTCGATAGAAAgtataaaaagaatttaaaagcttTATATCTAGTACATCCAACCAATTTCATCAGGATCGTATGGCAAATATTTAAGCCAGCTATTAG tGCGAAATTTGGTCGGAAAATGATGTATGTTAATTACTTAGAAGAACTGGCACAATATATTAACCTCGATCAACTTATTATACCTCCTCAAGTAATAGA ACACAATGAACAGCTAATGTTAAAGAACAAAAAGAATTTGCCCACAAGTCCACCTCAGAGTACGGTAACAACTCCAGTTGGTACCACTCAATTTGGAGCAAGTCTCCATTTCATAAAGGAAAACAACGATGGGGATCCCATACCGCCAATAGTGCGGCAGTGTGTTGAATTTCTCGATACTCCTGACG CGTTAGAAACAGAAGGAATTTTTAGACGATCGGCTAATGTAGCAGTAGTTAAAGAACTCCAGAGTCGTTGCAACCAAGGGTTACCTGTCGATTTTCATGGGGATCCACATATAGCAGCAGTTCTTCTCAAAACGTTTCTACGTGAACTAGATGAACCACTTATGACATATGAATTGTACGATGAAATCACACAATTTCAGA CTCTATCGAAAGATGAACGTCCAAGAAAAGTAACAACATTGATACTTGAGAAACTCCCAGAGGATAACTATCAagttttaaaatatattgtacGGTTTTTATCAAGG GTAATGGATAGATGCGATTTAAACAAAATGACATCCAGTAATCTTGCTGTGGTATTTGGTCCAAATCTTGTCAGAGCACCACCATCACGTGGAATGTCACTCTCAGCAATAGGTCCTATTAACCAATTCATAGATTTTCTATTCATTCATCAAGATACGatatttgttatttaa
- the Rab21 gene encoding RAS oncogene family member Rab21, whose protein sequence is MASLISTTGNDYNFKVVLLGEGCVGKTSVALRYVEDKFNDRHISTLQASFLNKKLTINGKKVNLAIWDTAGQEKFHALGPIYYRMSNGAILVYDITDEDTFQKVKNWVKELKKMLGSEISLAIAGNKMDLEKDRSVAIEEAEEYAKQVGAMHFHTSAKLNQNIEEMFLDLTRRMIQHADEVEQKSTLTRTSSTRRNVVVVEDEAEETEPVKSSCCGGSSQAS, encoded by the exons ATGGCCAGTTTAATTAGCACCACTGGTAACGATTACAATTTTAAAGTGGTTTTACTTGGCGAAGGATGCGTCGGGAAAACTTCTGTTGCACTACGATATGTCGAAGATAAATTCAATGATAGACATATCAGCACATTACAG GCCTCATTTTTAAACAAGAAATTGACTATAAATGGAAAGAAGGTAAACTTGGCGATATGGGACACAGCAGGTCAAGAAAAGTTTCATGCACTTGGACCGATTTATTATAGAATGTCTAACGGTGCCATTTTAGTTTATGATATCACGGATGAGGACACCTTTCAAAAA GTGAAGAATTGGGTTAAAGAACTTAAAAAAATGTTGGGCAGTGAAATTTCATTAGCAATAGCAGGAAATAAAATGGATTTAGAAAAAGATAGAAGTGTTGCTATAGAAGAAGCTGAAGA GTATGCTAAACAAGTAGGAGCTATGCATTTTCACACTTCCGCGAAATTAAATCAAAATATAGAAGAAATGTTTTTGGACTTGACAAGACGAATGATACAGCATGCAGATGAAGTAGAACAAAAGTCAACACTAACAAGGACAAGTAGTACACGACGCAATGTTGTTGTAGTAGAAGACGAGGCTGAAGAAACAGAGCCAGTTAAGAGTTCCTGTTGCGGTGGCTCTTCACAAGCATCTTAA